The following proteins are co-located in the Bacilli bacterium genome:
- a CDS encoding UxaA family hydrolase — protein sequence MHKFLIHKKGDHVGVATANIEAGEKVIGVFMDDDTTIEVTAKSAVPLSHKIAIAALDKNAHVLEYGLPIGFAPEGIQVGDYVHTHNLKTLRW from the coding sequence ATGCACAAGTTTCTTATTCACAAAAAAGGCGATCACGTAGGTGTGGCCACCGCAAACATTGAGGCGGGCGAGAAAGTTATCGGAGTATTTATGGACGACGACACTACAATTGAAGTGACTGCAAAAAGTGCTGTACCGCTGTCGCATAAAATCGCGATCGCGGCATTGGATAAAAATGCGCATGTTTTGGAGTACGGTTTGCCAATCGGTTTTGCGCCAGAAGGCATTCAGGTTGGCGACTATGTACACACGCATAATTTGAAAACTTT